From the genome of Glycine max cultivar Williams 82 chromosome 2, Glycine_max_v4.0, whole genome shotgun sequence, one region includes:
- the LOC100817652 gene encoding coniferyl alcohol acyltransferase: MSFKVGEGEFIVSVSKEEVVVPEIPMHEHWLPLSNLDLLIPPMDVSVFFCYKKPLPEKYYCFGTMVGSLKNALAQALVYYYPFAGEMVANTMGEPELFCSNRGADFVEAVAEVELQCLNLYNPDDTVQGKFVPRKKHGLLAVQATELKCGSLVVACTFDHRIADAYSANMFLVSWAEIAQSNKPIISIQPSFARSLFIPRNPPSFHSSLHDLYVSISALPRPSDPKPGFQSEPLINRIYYVTGENLNLMQELASSNGVKRTKLESFSAFLWKMVAEAAAAKVKGKKNLVAKMGVVVDGRKRLSNGDKNKEAIMGSYFGNVVSIPYGGKPVEELMEKPLSWVAEKVHEFLEIGLTEEHFLGLVDWVEVHRPAPGLSRIYCGHGKEEGPSFVVSSGQRFPESKVDFGWGKPVFASYHFPWGGDSGYVMPMPSSTGNGDWLVYMHLLEAHLNFMEVRAPQIFWPFSRDYHFNRH, encoded by the exons atgagttttaaGGTTGGAGAAGGAGAATTCATTGTGAGTGTGAGCAAGGAGGAGGTGGTGGTACCAGAGATTCCAATGCATGAGCACTGGCTGCCACTATCTAACCTTGATCTACTCATTCCCCCAATGGATGTTAGTGTATTCTTCTGCTACAAAAAACCTTTGCCTGAAAAATATTATTGCTTCGGAACCATGGTGGGGTCACTGAAAAATGCCCTAGCACAGGCACTGGTTTACTATTACCCTTTTGCAGGTGAAATGGTGGCCAACACCATGGGTGAGCCTGAGCTCTTTTGCAGTAATCGTGGGGCGGATTTTGTTGAAGCTGTGGCAGAGGTTGAACTCCAGTGCCTCAACTTGTACAACCCTGATGACACTGTTCAAGGGAAGTTTGTACCAAGGAAGAAGCATGGTTTGCTTGCTGTTCAG GCAACTGAGCTTAAGTGTGGGAGTTTAGTAGTGGCATGCACTTTCGACCATCGCATAGCAGATGCCTACTCTGCAAACATGTTCCTGGTGTCATGGGCCGAGATAGCCCAGTCCAACAAGCCCATAATCTCAATCCAGCCCTCTTTTGCTCGGTCCCTTTTCATCCCACGAAATCCACCTTCCTTCCATTCTTCACTTCACGACTTGTACGTCTCCATCTCGGCGTTACCTCGACCGTCAGATCCAAAACCCGGGTTCCAATCTGAGCCACTCATTAACCGCATATACTACGTCACAGGTGAAAACCTCAACCTTATGCAGGAACTGGCAAGCTCAAACGGTGTGAAGCGCACAAAGCTCGAGTCTTTCTCTGCTTTCTTGTGGAAGATGGTTGCTGAAGCTGCAGCGGCTAAGGTTAAGGGTAAGAAAAACCTCGTTGCGAAGATGGGTGTTGTGGTTGATGGAAGGAAGAGGTTAAGTAACGGTGACAAGAACAAAGAAGCAATCATGGGTTCGTATTTTGGTAACGTAGTTTCTATTCCCTATGGTGGGAAACCGGTGGAGGAGCTTATGGAAAAGCCATTGAGTTGGGTGGCGGAGAAAGTTCATGAGTTTTTGGAGATTGGTCTGACAGAAGAGCATTTTTTGGGACTTGTTGATTGGGTTGAGGTACATCGACCAGCTCCTGGTTTGTCTAGGATTTATTGTGGGCATGGCAAGGAAGAAGGACCAAGTTTTGTGGTTTCTTCTGGTCAAAGGTTTCCGGAGTCAAAGGTTGATTTTGGGTGGGGGAAGCCCGTGTTTGCATCGTACCATTTTCCTTGGGGTGGAGATTCTGGCTATGTCATGCCAATGCCTTCTTCTACTGGGAATGGTGATTGGTTGGTCTACATGCACCTTCTCGAGGCTCATTTGAATTTCATGGAGGTTAGGGCTCCTCAAATTTTTTGGCCATTCTCTCGGGATTATCATTTCAATCGTCATTGA
- the LOC100817119 gene encoding phytoene synthase 2, chloroplastic, which yields MSGVLLWVSSGPKENINSLVSFSCRSGGGGERTQKRFSGISFASGASAFSSAVAAETLRSSEERVYEVVLKQAALVKENKRGTKIALDLDKDVEGDFTNVDLLNAAYDRCGEVCAEYAKTFYLGTQLMTAERRKAIWAIYVWCRRTDELVDGPNASHITPGALDRWEQRLSDVFEGRPYDMYDAALSHTVSKYPVDIQPFKDMIEGMRMDLRKSRYDNFDELYLYCYYVAGTVGLMSVPVMGIAPEANASTESIYNAALALGIANQLTNILRDVGEDARRGRVYLPQDELALAGLSDEDIFSGRVTDKWRKFMKGQIKRARMFFDEAERGVADLNSASRWPVWASLLLYRQILDSIEANDYNNFTKRAYVGKVKKLLSLPTAYGFSLLGPQKFAKMVRR from the exons ATGTCTGGTGTTCTTCTTTGGGTGAGTTCTGGACCCAAAGAGAACATCAACTCCTTGGTGAGTTTTTCATGCaggagtggtggtggtggtgaaagAACACAAAAGAGGTTTTCTGGAATCAGTTTTGCAAGTGGTGCCTCTGCTTTTTCAAGTGCAGTGGCAGCTGAGACTTTAAGATCCTCAGAGGAGAGGGTCTATGAAGTGGTGCTGAAGCAAGCAGCTCtggtaaaagaaaacaaaaggggTACAAAGATAGCTCTAGATTTGGACAAAGACGTTGAAGGTGATTTCACCAATGTGGATCTGTTGAATGCAGCTTATGATCGGTGTGGTGAAGTCTGTGCTGAGTATGCCAAGACATTTTACTTAG GCACACAATTGATGACTGCAGAGCGCCGAAAAGCTATTTGGGCAATTTATG TGTGGTGCAGAAGAACTGATGAGCTAGTGGATGGCCCAAATGCTTCGCACATCACCCCCGGGGCCTTGGACAGGTGGGAGCAACGACTGAGTGATGTTTTTGAAGGTCGACCCTATGATATGTATGATGCTGCCCTCTCACATACTGTCTCAAAGTACCCAGTTGATATTCAG CCATTCAAGGACATGATCGAAGGGATGAGGATGGACCTGAGAAAGTCAAGATACGATAACTTTGATGAGCTCTACCTTTATTGCTACTATGTTGCTGGGACAGTAGGCCTTATGAGTGTCCCAGTAATGGGGATAGCACCAGAAGCAAATGCTTCAACAGAGAGCATTTATAATGCTGCATTGGCTCTAGGCATTGCAAATCAACTTACTAACATACTCAGAGATGTTGGAGAGGA TGCTAGAAGAGGAAGAGTATATCTCCCACAAGATGAATTGGCACTAGCTGGCCTTTCAGATGAAGACATTTTCAGCGGAAGAGTTACAGACAAATGGCGGAAATTCATGAAGGGACAAATAAAGAGGGCGAGGATGTTTTTTGATGAAGCAGAGAGGGGAGTTGCAGACCTCAACTCAGCTAGCAGGTGGCCTGTGTGGGCATCATTGTTGTTGTATAGGCAAATATTAGATTCCATTGAAGCCAATGATTATAATAACTTCACAAAAAGGGCATATGTAGGAAAAGTAAAGAAGCTATTATCACTACCTACTGCCTATGGTTTTTCACTTCTAGGCCCTCAGAAGTTTGCCAAAATGGTTAGGAGATAA